In Brassica rapa cultivar Chiifu-401-42 chromosome A06, CAAS_Brap_v3.01, whole genome shotgun sequence, a single window of DNA contains:
- the LOC103872441 gene encoding uncharacterized protein LOC103872441, whose translation MTADVSSLVRLLSRYNDDRTTVKDSAQQGSSVALMTRDLLGSGSCRGGEGGDQSLELDLDLKVPNGWEKRLDLKSGKVYLQQQNSTTSSHHRRAEQSNQTFRKFQDLNFPSKSPVRPLLSLFDDTSLELKLVPSSSSSPASSSSSSLCVSSASSSFQSVCTLDKVKSALERAGKVSSGTLKKRKSPEEEDVCDQTASTAGSSPVAVGCPGCLSYVLVMKNNPKCPRCHSFVALPAVKRPKIDLNI comes from the exons ATGACTGCTGACGTAAGCTCTCTCGTACGGTTACTAAGTAGGTACAATGACGATAGAACCACGGTAAAAGATTCCGCCCAACAGGGATCGTCGGTGGCCCTAATGACCCGTGATCTCCTCGGAAGCGGCAGTTGTCGAGGAGGAGAAGGAGGCGATCAGTCGCTGGAACTTGACCTTGACCTGAAAGTCCCCAACGGTTGGGAAAAGCGTCTCGACCTAAAG TCAGGGAAAGTGTATCTGCAACAACAAAACTCAACAACCTCGTCTCATCATCGTCGCGCAGAACAATCCAAccaaacttttcgaaaatttcAAGATTTAAATTTTCCTAGCAAATCTCCGGTGAGACCATTGTTAAGCCTCTTCGACGACACAAGCCTTGAACTGAAACTAGTCCCCTCTTCATCATCATCGCCAGCatcatcatcgtcttcttctctCTGCGTATCATCGGCGAGTTCGAGTTTCCAGAGCGTTTGCACCCTCGATAAGGTGAAGTCTGCTCTTGAGAGGGCGGGGAAAGTTTCATCCGGGACTTTAAAGAAACGCAAATCACCAGAAGAGGAGGACGTTTGCGATCAAACCGCTTCCACCGCCGGGTCGTCTCCCGTGGCGGTTGGATGCCCTGGGTGCTTGTCGTATGTACTGGTGATGAAGAACAATCCGAAATGCCCAAGGTGTCATTCGTTTGTTGCTTTGCCTGCCGTGAAAAGGCCTAAAATTGATCTCAACATATAA
- the LOC103872445 gene encoding LOB domain-containing protein 3 produces the protein MRRKGHSHGAVSPCAACKLLRRKCVEDCVFAPYFPAKEPYKFAIVHKIFGASNVNKMLQVLSENHRSDAVNSIVYEANARVQDPVYGCVGIISSLQRQLETLQTQLAFAQAELVHMKTLHRIDTKPPPYMASGISFPANKDLSNDVDMAFAYENGAGESLWSC, from the exons ATGAGACGAAAGGGTCACAGTCACGGAGCAGTGTCGCCTTGTGCCGCGTGTAAGCTTCTCCGGCGAAAATGTGTGGAAGACTGCGTCTTTGCTCCATATTTCCCGGCTAAAGAGCCTTACAAGTTTGCCATTGTCCATAAGATTTTCGGTGCTAGTAATGTCAATAAGATGTTGCAG GTGCTGTCGGAAAACCACCGGAGCGACGCCGTGAATTCGATTGTGTACGAGGCTAACGCGAGGGTTCAGGATCCTGTGTACGGATGTGTaggaataatatcatcattacAGAGACAACTCGAGACTCTCCAAACTCAGCTCGCTTTTGCTCAGGCCGAACTGGTTCATATGAAAACGCTCCACCGTATTGATACTAAACCGCCACCCTACATGGCGAGTGGCATTAGTTTTCCGGCGAACAAAGACTTATCTAATGACGTCGACATGGCTTTTGCGTACGAGAATGGTGCCGGAGAGTCCCTTTGGTCGTGCTAG
- the LOC108872293 gene encoding uncharacterized protein LOC108872293: MYCLQVAAYHLFFNASRLCYLLALIVFVFLRFSSIFHNISMVNHVGESRTASFLAIVDTQQAQRDLNVTFSGAFLGYVIQDIADKLCCS, encoded by the coding sequence ATGTATTGTCTTCAAGTTGCAGCTTATCACTTGTTCTTCAACGCTTCGCGGTTATGTTATCTTCTTGctttaattgtttttgtctTTCTCAGATTCTCTTCTATTTTCCATAATATCTCAATGGTTAATCACGTTGGCGAATCCAGAACGGCTTCGTTTTTGGCGATCGTTGATACACAACAAGCTCAGAGAGATCTGAATGTAACTTTCTCTGGTGCTTTCTTAGGATATGTAATCCAAGATATTGCTGACAAATTGTGTTGTAGTTAG
- the LOC103872443 gene encoding auxin-responsive protein SAUR41, producing MKHLIRRLSRVADSSTEFSLRRSTFSFRTRRGHHRLHAQPPWSICQARRVNTVPAGHVPVYVGEEMERFIVSAELLNHPVFVGLLNRSAQEYGYAQKGVLHIPCHVIVFERVVETLRLGFNDSGEVQELVESLLSGDEVIPGTTE from the coding sequence atgaagcaTCTGATCCGCCGCCTCTCTCGCGTCGCCGACTCATCCACCGAGTTCTCCCTCCGCAGATCCACCTTCTCCTTCCGCACCCGCCGCGGCCATCACCGTCTCCACGCGCAGCCGCCGTGGTCGATTTGTCAGGCGAGACGAGTCAACACCGTCCCCGCAGGCCACGTACCCGTCTACGTCGGCGAAGAGATGGAGAGGTTTATCGTGAGCGCGGAGCTCCTGAACCATCCGGTCTTCGTCGGACTTCTCAACAGATCCGCTCAGGAGTACGGTTACGCTCAGAAGGGAGTCCTCCACATCCCCTGCCACGTCATCGTGTTTGAGCGCGTGGTGGAAACGCTCCGGTTAGGATTCAACGACTCAGGCGAGGTTCAAGAACTCGTGGAGTCGTTGCTCTCCGGAGATGAGGTGATACCTGGAACTACAGAGTAG
- the LOC103872444 gene encoding uncharacterized protein At4g15545: protein MGDDRLDLELSDEVLSVIPMDPFEQLDLARKITSMAIASRVSNLDSEVVELRQKLQGKETVVRELEEKASRLERDRREVDSRLKTVLEENMILTKEKDSLAMTVTKLTRDLAKLETFKRQLIKSLSDESAPPQTEPVDIKACDQSSIGSTGSYTGKDERTSVHSTHRSYSGSSDMNNPIVEASKYAGNKFSMTPYISPRLTPSATPKIISTSVSPRGYSAAGSPKRTSGAVSPTKTTIWYPSSQQSSAANSPPRNRTLPARTPRMDGKEFFRQARSRLSYEQFSAFLANIKELNAQKQTREETLRKADEIFGEENKDLYLSFQGLLNRNMR from the exons ATGGGAGACGACAGGCTGGATCTGGAGCTCTCCGATGAGGTTCTGTCGGTGATTCCGATGGATCCTTTTGAGCAGCTGGATCTCGCGAGGAAGATCACTTCAATGGCGATAGCTTCGAGGGTCTCGAATCTGGACTCTGAGGTGGTTGAATTGAGACAGAAGCTTCAGGGTAAAGAAACCGTTGTCCGTGAGCTCGAGGAGAAGGCGTCTCGCCTCGAGAGAGACCGTCGCGAGGTTGATTCGAGGTTGAAGACCGTCCTCGAGGAGAAT ATGATCCTGACAAAGGAGAAAGATTCACTGGCAATGACTGTAACAAAACTCACTCGTGATTTGGCTAAG ctGGAGACATTCAAGCGGCAGTTAATCAAATCTTTGAGCGACGAGAGTGCTCCTCCT CAAACAGAGCCTGTTGATATAAAGGCATGCGACCAGTCAAGTATTGGATCAACTGGTTCATATACAGGCAAAG ATGAAAGGACCAGCGTACACTCAACACACCGTTCTTACAGTGGATCTTCCGACATGAACAATCCAATTGTCGAAG CTTCAAAATATGCCGGAAACAAATTCTCAATGACACCATACATCTCTCCACGCCTTACCCCATCCGCAACGCCGAAGATCATCTCCACAAGCGTGTCCCCTCGAGGCTACTCTGCAGCAGGTTCTCCCAAAAGAACATCCGGTGCAGTTTCTCCTACAAAGACAACAATATGGTACCCTTCAAGTCAGCAATCATCAGCTGCAAATTCTCCACCTCGCAACCGTACACTCCCAG CTCGTACACCTCGTATGGACGGTAAGGAATTCTTCAGACAAGCCAG GAGCCGATTATCATATGAGCAGTTCAGTGCCTTCTTAGCTAACATCAAGGAACTCAACGCTCAGAAGCAAACCCGAGAG GAAACTTTGAGGAAAGCAGATGAGATATTTGGGGAAGAGAACAAAGATCTCTACCTGTCTTTCCAAGGTCTTCTCAACAGAAACATGCGTTAA
- the LOC103872442 gene encoding uncharacterized protein LOC103872442 gives MSVRGGGRKEERGRNPPSRHLWVGNLPLGISERELADRFLRFGELESVAFQPARSYAFLNFKHDEDAFAAIDSLQGFPLNGNPLKIEFAKPEKSSTGPRTENTFRHDEQRSGARGSPFFQKDSRMRYESPDAYSRSNKMSDRDAEPSEVLYIGFPASLKVDEELLMKVFTPFGDITKVTIFPGRSYAFVQFRNLMAACKAKETLQGKLFGNPRVHISFAKSEPSSSSSGRGPSGRSFSPPYRSVDRLGSSEGYFHQDRNYGSISRTSNVRDPHYRDLEESEDYMFNRKRASRNEYDGGGPPYRRSRSPHKLPQDMHEYHREMGSTFRDDPHRFPPRSSVYEEPRGLSEEDYYYQDTKRVKTRSFQAERQLPGHVVSGVGQERRSFSRASADFSPNKAFERNYEAGQVRYKQTVENPLNMAIRNGEKSSFREPHDELVGEFSLPEGRRHTLEQTRPSLKDWNWEGTIAKGGNPICRAKCFPVGKAMDMMLPEFLDCTARTGLDMLANHYYQSSQAWVVFFVPGSDTDIVFYNEFMHYLEEKQRAAVSKLDDTTTLFLVPPSDFSEKVLKVPGKLSISGVILRSEYEGSGYGSVQQQSERRYGETSYPEDSGAFPDVGNPRNPGPPVQHSPMDPYIERRDDQYSGRVWPPRDVSVTNTRSSQMQPLLKDLQERSGFVAQQNADPSRFRETEIPSGFQPEQLTHLASSMSRQQYQVDNTSNQPERYAADARSSFHTLQHEQTPSAPPGYQNVQLQGSSNAQEEEENEANPQKRLQATLQLAAALLQQIQQSKN, from the exons ATG TCAGTTAGAGGCGGAGGAAGGAAGGAGGAGAGAGGAAGGAACCCTCCGTCGCGCCATCTCTGGGTAGGGAACCTTCCCCTCGGGATATCGGAACGGGAACTCGCCGATAGGTTCTTGAGGTTTGGAGAATTGGAGAGCGTTGCGTTTCAGCCTGCAAGGAGCTACGCGTTCCTCAATTTTAAACACGACGAAGATGCTTTCGCTGCTATTGACTCGCTTCAAGGCTTCCCGCTCAATGGCAACCCGCTTAAGATCGAGTTTGCCAAGCCG GAAAAGTCCTCAACTGGACCACGCACAGAAAATACATTTCGTCATGATGAGCAGCGGTCTGGAGCAAGAGGGTCACCTTTTTTCCAAAAGGACTCCAGAATGCGTTACGAGAGCCCAGACGCATATAGCAGATCAAACAAAATGAGTGATAGAGATGCAGAACCCAGTGAGGTACTATATATAGGATTCCCAGCTTCGTTGAAAGTAGATGAAGAGCTCTTGATGAAGGTCTTCACTCCATTCGGAGATATAACGAAGGTCACGATATTCCCTGGTCGTAGTTATGCATTTGTTCAATTCCGGAACCTAATGGCAGCTTGCAAGGCAAAAGAAACTCTTCAGGGTAAATTATTTGGCAATCCTCGAGTGCATATTTCTTTCGCAAAGAGTGAGCCTTCCTCATCTAGCAGTGGAAGGGGTCCGTCTGGTCGATCATTCTCTCCGCCTTACAGATCTGTTGATCGACTGGGATCTTCAGAAGGTTACTTTCATCAGGATAGAAACTATGGGAGCATCAGCAGAACTTCCAATGTCAGAGATCCACATTACAGGGATTTGGAAGAGTCTGAAGATTACATGTTTAACAGGAAAAGAGCCTCAAGGAATGAATATGATGGAGGAGGGCCTCCTTATAGAAGGTCGAGGTCTCCACACAAGTTGCCTCAGGATATGCATGAATATCATAGGGAAATGGGTTCCACATTCCGTGATGATCCTCACAGGTTTCCTCCAAGGAGTTCAGTGTACGAAGAGCCACGGGGTTTATCCGAAGAAGACTACTACTACCAGGACACCAAGAGAGTGAAGACAAGATCCTTTCAGGCAGAGAGGCAGCTCCCAGGGCATGTGGTTTCTGGTGTAGGGCAAGAAAGACGCTCTTTTTCAAGGGCATCTGCTGATTTTTCTCCCAATAAAGCCTTTGAGCGTAACTATGAGGCTGGACAAGTAAGATACAAGCAAACAGTTGAGAATCCGTTGAATATGGCTATAAGGAACGGGGAGAAGAGTAGCTTTCGTGAACCACATGATGAGTTGGTGGGAGAATTTTCTCTGCCTGAAGGGAGACGGCATACACTTGAACAGACTCGGCCATCGCTTAAGGACTGGAACTGGGAAGGGACTATTGCAAAGGGAGGCAATCCTATCTGTCGTGCTAAATGTTTTCCTGTGGGCAAAGCGATGGATATGATGCT GCCCGAGTTTCTAGATTGCACGGCAAGAACTGGTCTGGACATGCTGGCGAATCATTACTACCAGTCATCTCAAGCGTGGGTGGTTTTCTTCGTTCCTGGAAGCGATACTGATATTGTGTTCTATAACGAGTTTATGCATTATCTGGAGGAGAAGCAGCGGGCAGCTGTTTCTAAATTGGATGACACGACGACGTTGTTCCTTGTGCCTCCATCTGATTTCTCCGAAAAGGTACTTAAAGTTCCTGGGAAACTAAGCATCTCTGGGGTTATTCTACGGTCAGAATACGAAGGTTCTGGATATGGGTCTGTTCAACAGCAAAGTGAGAGGAGATACGGTGAAACATCATATCCAGAGGATAGTGGAGCTTTTCCTGATGTTGGAAACCCACGTAATCCGGGTCCACCTGTTCAACATTCACCTATGGATCCATACATTGAGAGAAGGGACGATCAGTACTCTGGAAGGGTTTGGCCACCTCGTGATGTGTCAGTTACCAACACCAGAAGCTCACAGATGCAACCACTTTTGAAAGATCTTCAAGAGCGTAGCGGGTTTGTTGCTCAGCAAAACGCAGATCCAAGTCGTTTTCGTGAAACGGAGATTCCATCAGGGTTTCAGCCTGAACAGCTTACACACTTAGCTTCCTCTATGTCCAGACAGCAATACCAAGTGGACAACACATCAAATCAGCCAGAGAGATATGCAGCAGACGCTCGATCAAGTTTCCACACTTTGCAACACGAGCAGACACCAAGCGCACCTCCAGGGTATCAAAATGTACAGCTACAAGGTAGCAGCAACGcccaagaagaggaagaaaacgAGGCTAATCCACAGAAGCGTCTCCAAGCAACGTTGCAGCTAGCAGCAGCGCTTCTCCAGCAGATTCAACAATCGAAAAACTAG